A section of the Triticum dicoccoides isolate Atlit2015 ecotype Zavitan chromosome 7A, WEW_v2.0, whole genome shotgun sequence genome encodes:
- the LOC119331846 gene encoding uncharacterized protein LOC119331846 produces MQDVTPGAQMGSSSTGLGGESLPIPQPEVPDPIRESQESMESDDSLHTTLLIETMAYDQEQGEKEKVVEMVGQHDSTLKVTSEYMVGSPEMNAKVIPTPPLVTEENLCFSLRNVQNKLERVEDKAAAAAKKRNMEGRFDG; encoded by the exons ATGCAGGATGTGACTCCTGGAGCTCAGATGGGCAGCTCTTCAACTGGGCTTGGGGGGGAATCTCTCCCCATTCCCCAACCAGAAGTGCCTGACCCGATTCGGGAGTCACAGGAGAGTATGGAGTCTGATGACTCTCTCCATACTACTCTTCTCATTGAAACCATGGCATATGATCAGGAGCAGGGAGAGAAAGAAAAA GTTGTGGAAATGGTGGGCCAACATGATTCGACGCTGAAAGTGACCAGTGAGTACATGGTGGGGTCCCCTGAGATGAATGCTAAGGTGATTCCCACTCCCCCTTTAGTCACTGAGGAGAATCTGTGCTTCAGTTTGAGGAATGTGCAGAATAAACTGGAGCGAGTGGAGGACAAGGCTGCGGCTGCAGCAAAAAAGAGGAACATGGAAG GCAGGTTTGATGGCTAG